The DNA sequence GCCGCCGTGCAGCACGAAGATCGACACCCGTGCGGTGAGGAGCCGGGACTCCAGATCATTGGCCAGCTGCGGGCCCAGCGCGGTGGCATACACCGTGAGGAACGTGTGGGTGGCGTAGCGGGTCGCCTTGGTCCGCTCACTGCGCTCGACGACATCTTCGACCGCATGCTGATCGAGGCCGAGTTCATCGGCCAGCCGGCACAGCATGTCGTGGTCGGGGTTGCACAGATCCACCCAGACCAGTCCGTCGTCCTCACCAAGGTGGACCGACACATCCGCGAGCGGAAAATCCTCGGCCTTCAGCTCACCTGCAACCCAGAGCCTGGTACGAGCAGTGTTCGGCGGGGTACTCACGAACTCGCGCTGGTACGGGCCAGCACTCAGCCCGTGGTGTGCACGATGAGCACGTCGCTCTTGGACCGGCGCGCCACGTTGGCAGGCACCGAACCCAGCAAACGGCCGGCGATCGTGCTCAGGCCGACGTTGCCGACGACGAGAAGATCGGCGTTGACTTCTTCGGCGAGTTCGACCAGGGCGTCGACCGGCGCCCCGACGACGGCGCGCTCCTCGACGTTGGCCGCACCGGCGGCCTTGGCGCGGTCGCGCGCCTCACGCAGGATCGCGTAGATGGGGGCGTTGCCCGACATCTTGTAGCCCTCGTCCTTCAACAGGTCGGCGGCACGAGTGTCCTCCGAGGCCGGGAAGTAGGCGGTCGCCACGATGACCTTCGAATCGGGGTCTGAGGCGAGCTGACCCGCCCGATCGACTGCACGCAGCGAGGAATCCGAGCCGTCCGTTCCGACGACCACGGTTTTGTAACCGCCCATCCGTACCCTCCAGTCTCCAGTGACAGCGCCATCCGGAACAGTAACGCTTCGGCACCTCCCCAGGGTGCGATTCACCCCACGCGGCACTTTCGCGACATCGTTGAACGCCAGTTTACCGGCGGAAACACATTTCTCATGGATTCGGTGAGTTTTGTGACAGCATGCCGAATTGCAAATCCGGATCGCATGCATTGATTTTTGTCGGCGCCGCCACACCATTGCCCGGATAACCAGTACAGCCCGGAATTCGGCGTATCCGCCTCAGCATGTCGCGCGGCCGCAGTCCATGCAGGCTACGGTTTTGCACACCAACGGACATGGGTACGGGATAACCGGCGTGAGCATTACTTTCCGGCCAGAGCGAGTGACTGGCATTGTCGAGCGGTCGGTGCACCCCGCTCGGCAACTCGATGCGCTCGCAGTCGCGGTCTTCGCGATCGCGGTCAGCGCCGCCGGTGCGGCGCGGCCCTCGTTGTGGTTCGACGAGGCGGCCACGATTTCCGCCGCCACCCGCAGCGTCGGGGAGTTGTGGCGCCTGGTGGGCAACATCGATGCCGTCCATGGCCTCTACTACCTGGCGATGCACGGTTGGTTCGCCCTCTTCCCGGCGACCGAATTCTGGTCGCGGCTGTCCAGTTCCCTCGCGGTCGGGCTCGCCGCGGCCGGCGTGGTGGTGCTGGGCCGTCAACTCTCGACGCGCTCGGTCGCAGTGACGGCGGGGGTCGTCTTCGCGCTACTCCCGCGCGTCACCTGGGCCGGCATCGAAACCCGCTCCTATGCGCTGTGCATGGTGGCCGGTGTGTGGCTGACGGTGTTGTGCATCAACGCGATTCGGCGCGATCGGTTGAGCTGGTGGGCCGGCTATGCGGCACTGGTGGCCGTCGGCGCCCTCCTGAACGTATTCGTGGTACTGATCCTGCCCGTGCACGCCGTGCTGGTGGCAGTGTTCTGCGACGCGCGCGGCGCCCGGATCCGGTGGGCCGTGGCGGCTCTGGTCGCCGCCGCGGCGGTAGCGCCGTTTCTCGCCTTCTCCCAGACCCAGCTGTTCCAGGTCGGCTGGATCTCCGGGGTGGGGTGGCAAACCGTGGGAAAGATCCTGCGCGAACAGTACTTCGACCATTCGTTGACATTCGCGATCCTGAGCGCACTCACGCTGACGGCGGGAATGCTCTGCCGCTCAAGGGCTGTCGCCGTGGCGGGCGAGCAGCCACGCCGGCTTGTCATCACGGCGATCTCCTGGATCGTGCTTCCGACCGCCGCGCTGCTGATCTACTCAGTGGTTCGCCACCCCGTCTATTACCCGCGGTATCTGTCGTTCACGGCTCCCGCGCTGGCCCTACTGCTCGGGTTGTGCATCGTGGTCGTCGGGCGCTCACGCGCCGCAATCACCGCGCTGCTGCTGGCATTCGCGTTCGCCGCCACCCCCAATTACCTTGCCCAGCGCGGGCCCTACGCCAAAGAGGGCATGGACTACAGCCAGGTGGCCGACGTCATCACCCGCCACGCCAATCCCGGTGACTGCCTGGTGATGGACAATTCGACGGCGTGGAAGCCCGGTCCGATCCGGCCATTGATCGCCGCACGGCCCGCGGCCTTCGCCAAGCTGCACGACTATGGCCGCGGACTACCGGCAGTCGCACGAAACAGGTTGTGGGACAGCCATCTCGCGGTGTGGACGTGGGCCGACAAGATGCCCGGCTGTCCGGCGATCTGGACCGTCACCGAGCGCGACCCGACACTGCCCGACCACGAGCAGGGGATCGCGCTCAAGCCCGGCCCGCGGCTGGGCCGGGCCATGGCCTACCAGGTCCCCAGCCGGTTCGGCTTCCACGTGGTGGAGCGTTGGCAGTTCAGCTTCGCGCAGGTGACCAAGTCGACACGGTGAGGACCCCCACCGTGTCAGACCGCCGCTCAGTGGTCGAACCAGCGACCAGCCTTGGGCAGGTCCGCCCCGAGCACCGCGCCGGCGGGGGCGCCCGACGTCGGCGCCGCCTTGCCGGCCGACCACCCGGTGCCGACGCAGAGCAGGTCCCGTGGTGTCGAGATCGTCGTCGGCAGCGGGATTCCGAACCCGGGGATGCCCGGGATGGTGATCTGCGGCGGCGACAACAGCGTCGCCACACCCTGGGCCATGGCGGGCAGGACACCGGCCGGCGGCGTCGGCAGTGATCCCGCCGCGTTCGCGATCGGCGCGGCCGGAATCAGGCTCGGCAGCCCCGGAGTGCTGGCCGCGGCATTGACACCGGGGTTGCCGGGCACGGCGCGCGGCGGCGTCGCCGGGTAGGCATCGATGTTGCCGATCGGGCTGCCCGGCAGTCGCGTCGGCGGCGTCGGCGGGGTCCCCCCGGTACTCACGGCCGGGGTGCCCGGCACCGCGGCGGGCGGCGCAGGCGGCACCACACCGGTGTCGACGACCGGCACACCCGGCACCGCCGCAGGCGGCGTCGGCGGGAGGAGGCCGGTATCGACCACGGGGACACCCGGAACCGCAGCGGGCGGCGTCGGCGGCGTCACACCGGTGTCGACGACCGGCACGCCGGGGACTGCGGCC is a window from the Mycolicibacterium anyangense genome containing:
- a CDS encoding universal stress protein; protein product: MGGYKTVVVGTDGSDSSLRAVDRAGQLASDPDSKVIVATAYFPASEDTRAADLLKDEGYKMSGNAPIYAILREARDRAKAAGAANVEERAVVGAPVDALVELAEEVNADLLVVGNVGLSTIAGRLLGSVPANVARRSKSDVLIVHTTG
- a CDS encoding glycosyltransferase family 39 protein produces the protein MQATVLHTNGHGYGITGVSITFRPERVTGIVERSVHPARQLDALAVAVFAIAVSAAGAARPSLWFDEAATISAATRSVGELWRLVGNIDAVHGLYYLAMHGWFALFPATEFWSRLSSSLAVGLAAAGVVVLGRQLSTRSVAVTAGVVFALLPRVTWAGIETRSYALCMVAGVWLTVLCINAIRRDRLSWWAGYAALVAVGALLNVFVVLILPVHAVLVAVFCDARGARIRWAVAALVAAAAVAPFLAFSQTQLFQVGWISGVGWQTVGKILREQYFDHSLTFAILSALTLTAGMLCRSRAVAVAGEQPRRLVITAISWIVLPTAALLIYSVVRHPVYYPRYLSFTAPALALLLGLCIVVVGRSRAAITALLLAFAFAATPNYLAQRGPYAKEGMDYSQVADVITRHANPGDCLVMDNSTAWKPGPIRPLIAARPAAFAKLHDYGRGLPAVARNRLWDSHLAVWTWADKMPGCPAIWTVTERDPTLPDHEQGIALKPGPRLGRAMAYQVPSRFGFHVVERWQFSFAQVTKSTR